A single genomic interval of Nycticebus coucang isolate mNycCou1 chromosome 21, mNycCou1.pri, whole genome shotgun sequence harbors:
- the TP53RK gene encoding EKC/KEOPS complex subunit TP53RK, with amino-acid sequence MAAVAAAPGEGEHPAPETEALAASRERSSRFLSGLELVKQGAEARVFRGRFLGRAAVVKHRFPKGYRHPALEARLSRRRTVQEARALLRCRRLGISAPVVFFVDYASNCLYMEEIEGSVSVRDYIQSAMETDRSPQGLFGLAKTIGRVLARMHDEDLIHGDLTTSNMLLKPPLEQQNIVLIDFGLSFVSGLPEDKGVDLYVLEKAFLSTHPNTETVFEALLKSYFISSKKPRPVLKKLDEVRLRGRKRSMVG; translated from the exons ATGGCGGCTGTTGCTGCTGCTCCTGGGGAAGGCGAGCACCCCGCGCCAGAAACGGAGGCGCTGGCCGCATCCCGGGAGCGGAGCAGCCGCTTCTTGAGCGGCCTGGAGCTAGTGAAGCAGGGTGCCGAGGCGCGCGTGTTCCGCGGCCGCTTCCTAGGCCGCGCGGCCGTGGTCAAGCACCGCTTCCCCAAGGGCTACCGGCACCCGGCGCTGGAGGCGCGGCTCAGCCGGCGGCGGACGGTGCAGGAGGCCCGGGCGCTGCTCCGCTGCCGCCGCCTAG GAATATCTGCTCCAGTTGTCTTTTTTGTGGACTATGCTTCCAACTGCTTATACATGGAAGAAATTGAAGGCTCAGTTTCTGTTCGAGATTATATCCAATCCGCTATGGAGACTGACAGATCTCCTCAAGGTCTCTTTGGCTTAGCCAAGACAATTGGGCGGGTTTTGGCTCGAATGCACGATGAAGACCTTATTCATGGGGATCTCACAACCTCCAACATGCTCCTGAAACCCCCCTTGGAACAGCAGAACATTGTGCTCATAGACTTTGGACTGAGTTTCGTCTCAGGACTTCCGGAAGATAAGGGAGTAGACCTGTACGTCTTGGAGAAAGCCTTCCTCAGTACCCATCCCAACACTGAGACTGTGTTTGAAGCCTTACTGAAGAGCTACTTCATCTCCTCCAAAAAGCCCAGGCCAGTGCTAAAAAAGTTAGATGAAGTTCGcttaagaggaagaaagaggtcCATGGTTGGTTAG